Proteins found in one Ornithorhynchus anatinus isolate Pmale09 chromosome 8, mOrnAna1.pri.v4, whole genome shotgun sequence genomic segment:
- the LIME1 gene encoding lck-interacting transmembrane adapter 1 produces MVEAQVTLPLLAPLALWTLGWMSLLFLLAGLCAICHRKGQRKRKPVPQEGVKLVDVSLLRQIHLRSLSKSDTKLHELNRVQSSSSRAAALRPASMDFLYPSWPRGPQPVSRLTTAAPPDFSHREPPRFPTAAAPPDPDPTYSNVGLAVPSVAPGDSPNVEKKSGGAEALGGAVFADYACVRKVKKGAEEGPDAPALPQRSSSLRDIFPKEGTAQQPKVTQVEVVYSRVNKTGRKPPACDGAAESLPAGQLNPKGSRGTQTQPAMPTRDRVWSPSPDPAYETIAAARGPTPEGPALQNRLPENLYESIREMRGQGPRNPGSPGPLGEEMFCVTQL; encoded by the exons ATGGTGGAAGCCCAGGTCACCCTTCCCCTCCTAGCCCCCCTTGCCCTCTGGACCCTGGGCTGGATGAGCTTACTGTTCCTGCTCGCTGGCCTCTGTGCCATCTGCCACAG GAAAGGTCAGCGGAAGCGGAAGCCAGTGCCTCAGGAAGGGGTGAAGCTGGTGGACGTG tcCCTGCTACGACAGATCCATCTCCGTTCGCTCAGCAAGTCAGATACCAAGCTACACGAGCTCAACCGGgtacagagcagcagcagcagag CTGCAGCCCTGCGTCCAGCGAGCATGGACTTCTTGTACCCATCGTGGCCAAGAGGACCCCAACCTGTGTCCAGGCTGACCACAGCGGCCCCCCCTGATTTCTCCCACCGAGAGCCACCCCGGTTCCCCACAGCCGCAGCTCCCCCGGACCCTGACCCTACCTACTCCAACGTGGGGCTGGCCGTTCCTTCCGTGGCCCCTGGGGACTCGCCGAATGTGGAGAAGAAGTCAGGAGGGGCCGAAGCCCTGGGGGGAGCTGTGTTTGCAGACTATGCCTGTGTCCGAAAGGTGAAGAAGGGGGCGGAAGAGGGGCCTGAtgcccctgctctccctcagagATCCTCAAGCCTGAGAGACATCTTCCCGAAGGAGGGAACTGCCCAGCAACCCAAAGTGACCCAG gTGGAGGTCGTGTACTCCAGAGTGAACAAGACCGGCCGGAAGCCCCCGGCTTGTGATGGAGCTGCGGAGAGCCTGCCCGCGGGCCAGCTGAACCCCAAGGGCAGCAGAGGAACCCAGACCCAGCCAGCCATGCCCACCAGAGACCGTGTTTGGAGCCCCAGTCCCGACCCTGCCTATGAAACCATCGCTGCTGCCCGAGGCCCGACCCCCGAGGGGCCGGCCCTCCAGAACAGGCTCCCCGAAAACCTGTACGAGAGCATCAGAGAGATGAGGGGTCAGGGCCCCAGGAATCCAGGCTCCCCGGGACCCCTCGGTGAGGAGATGTTCTGTGTTACTCAGTTGTAG
- the ZGPAT gene encoding zinc finger CCCH-type with G patch domain-containing protein, whose protein sequence is MDEESLETAIQTYRVQLQQVELALGAGLDPTEQSDLIQLQGDLKQLIELTEASLVSVRKSQLLATLDPGVSSPDPPGVGGGAAADEYAAFKLAISEVTGESEASEAETAASLKGDRGKEETSSGHEEAEEEEEEEEELSGMKVNAPYYSSWGTLEYHNAMVVGTEHLEDGSSGVRVLYLYPTHKSLKPCPFFLEGKCRFKENCRFSHGQVVAVDELRPYQEPDLSSLQVGSACLAKHHDGIWYPARITDVDSGYYTVKFDSLLLKEAVVEGDGILPPLRSEESASSASEDEDASDAGYARVFESEPSEGGDWAPACSSSFAGWEAHTRGIGSKLLARMGYEFGKGLGKNAEGRVEPVHAVVLPKGKSLDQCADILQKRTRSKPDVGKARKCQAKGKGARQRPSTHNVFDFLNEKLQSQGPREQNEQRAVPERNGKEIYHASKSTKRALSVRLFQTLEKIEQTQRDIRGIQEALARNVGRHSVATAQLEEKLAGAQRQLGQLRAQEASLQRDQKKADTHKKMTEF, encoded by the exons ATGGATGAAGAAAGCTTGGAAACCGCGATCCAGACCTACCGTGTCCAGCTGCAGCAGGTGGAGCTGGCCCTGGGGGCCGGACTGGATCCCACAGAACAGTCCGACCTGATTCAGTTACAGGGGGACTTAAAGCAATTGATTGAACTGACCGAGGCTAGTCTGGTGTCCGTGAGAAAGAGCCAACTGCTGGCCACGCTAGATCCGGGCGTCTCCTCCCCAGATCCTCCAGGAGTGGGCGGCGGAGCCGCTGCTGATGAATATGCAGCTTTTAAATTGGCTATTAGTGAAGTCACCGGTGAGTCAGAAGCTTCGGAAGCCGAGACTGCAGCCTCTCTCAAGGGAgatagagggaaagaagagacgaGCTCTGGTcatgaggaggcagaggaggaggaggaggaagaagaggaattaaGTGGGATGAAAGTCAATGCTCCATACTACAGTTCCTGGGGAACATTGGAGTACCACAATGCCATGGTTGTGGGGACTGAACATTTGGAAGATGGCAGCTCTGGGGTCAGGGTTCTCTACCTTTACCCAACTCACAAGTCTTTGAAGCCCTGCCCATTcttcctggaaggaaaatgccgcTTTAAGGAGAATTGCAG GTTCTCCCACGGGCAGGTTGTGGCCGTGGACGAACTCCGCCCCTACCAGGAGCCAGACCTGAGCTCCCTACAGGTGGGCTCAGCCTGCTTGGCCAAACACCACGACGGCATCTGGTACCCGGCCAGAATCACAG acGTGGACAGCGGCTATTACACAGTGAAGTTCGACTCTCTCCTGCTGAAGGAGGCAGTAGTGGAAGGTGACGGCATCTTGCCCCCGCTACGCAGTGAGGAGAGCGCCTCCTCGGCATCTGAGGATGAGGATGCCAGCGACGCGGGCTACGCCAGAG TGTTTGAGTCAGAACCCTCGGAGGGCGGCGATTGGGCCCCGGCCTGCAGTTCCTCTTTTGCGGGCTGGGAGGCCCATACCCGAGGCATCGGCTCCAAACTCCTCGCACGGATGGGCTATGAATTCGGAAAAG ggTTGGGGAAGAATGCAGAGGGCCGGGTGGAACCTGTCCACGCCGTGGTGCTGCCGAAAGGGAAATCCTTGGATCAATGCGCAGACATCCTTCAGAAGAGGACAAGGAGCAAGCCCGACGTGGGCAAAGCCAGAAAATGTCAAGCGAAGGGGAAAGGGGCCAGGCAACGCCCCTCCACCCACAACGTTTTTGACTTCCTGAATGAAAAGCTCCAGAGCCAGGGCCCCAGGGAGCAGAATGAACAGAGAGCCGTTCCCGAGAGGAATGGCAAGGAGATCTACCATGCCAGCAAGAGCACCAAACGAGCCCTGAGCGTCCGGCTCTTCCAGACCCTGGAGAAGATCGAGCAAACCCAGAGAGATATCCGTGGCATCCAGGAGGCCCTGGCCCGCAACGTGGGCCG GCACAGTGTGGCCACAGCCCAGCTTGAAGAGAAGCTGGCCGGAGCCCAGAGGCAGCTGGGGCAGCTGCGGGCCCAGGAAGCCAGCCTGCAGCGGGACCAGAAGAAGGCAGATACCCACAAGAAGATGACCGAGTTCTAG